Proteins from a single region of Antechinus flavipes isolate AdamAnt ecotype Samford, QLD, Australia chromosome 2, AdamAnt_v2, whole genome shotgun sequence:
- the GAREM2 gene encoding LOW QUALITY PROTEIN: GRB2-associated and regulator of MAPK protein 2 (The sequence of the model RefSeq protein was modified relative to this genomic sequence to represent the inferred CDS: inserted 1 base in 1 codon) — MEKLAAGLAGLHWSMGAFPLDLIVSRCRLPTLACLGPGEYVEGVSQQDVLLIHSCRQWTTVTAHSLEEGHYVIGPKIDIPLQYPGKFKLLEQARDVREPVQYFSSIEEVASVFPDRIFVMEAITFSVKVVSGEFSEDSEIYNFTLHAGDELTLMGQAEILCGKTPKERSRFTTILRKLGRAGSLAGSLAGVGSVSGGLGAGGAAGTIKPVKGKMPCLICMNHRTNESLSLPFQCRGRFSTRSPLELQMQEGEHTVRAIIERVRLPVNVLVPSRPPCNPYDLHPVREGHCYKLVSIISKTVVLGLALRREGPTPLHFLLLTDMPRFTLPQGLLVGDPQVEQLVRDSASYCHERFDPDEYSKAVREAPGDLAEECASPRRARLCLQGPRPEALPQLSLCLYPPAGDGEQEYMSPDWAGLSDPAPPAEIPYEELWTHPATESFAEGGGRGRGRQPPAGLRQPDLISFAGTAHPEMEVPPPPVPPKSEAVKEECRLLNAPPVPPRGGRPPGSPPIPPRFPKLQPVHSPSPGLSYYSSGLHDGSGSRSGSCSPSPDSYSLYCYPCTWGDCKVGDCSSRPLPGPXPSTTQPSQASWAYPEPGNSRSTPLLGGEAPTKTYHSCPPPPKPLHPQKRFAPFGALNPFAGPSYSSGPASSSSSSSSSGPTSTPRPTSSSSPTYSPGPASSSQTYSSGSPSCPTSSSSSSEWQETALEPFDPFEVRQGSSPEPELLRYQEPRLGRPGPLSPPGPTKALDPDGLMLRRMPTPLSPPVLQGPEGAGARLYLTPGRLDVPPREGAVGRAGWDSAPWQPPADLSALSLEEVSRSLRFIGLSEDVVSFFSRERIDGSIFVQLSEDILADDFHLTKLQVKKIMQFIKGWRPKI; from the exons ATGGAGAAACTGGCAGCCGGGCTAGCTGGTCTCCACTGGAGCATGGGGGCTTTTCCCTTGGACCTCATCGTCAGCCGCTGTCGTCTGCCCACCCTTGCCTGCCTAGGGCCAG GGGAGTATGTAGAGGGGGTGAGCCAACAGGATGTTCTGCTCATCCACTCCTGCCGCCAGTGGACAACTGTGACGGCCCACAGCCTGGAGGAAGGGCACTATGTCATCGGGCCCAAGATCGATATCCCGCTGCAGTATCCAG GGAAATTCAAGCTTCTGGAGCAGGCGCGAGATGTTCGGGAGCCAGTGCAGTATTTCAGCAGCATCGAGGAGGTGGCCAGCGTCTTTCCTGACCGCATCTTTGTAATGGAGGCCATCACCTTCAGCGTCAAG GTGGTGTCCGGGGAGTTCAGTGAGGACAGTGAAATCTACAACTTCACCCTGCATGCCGGGGATGAGCTCACCCTCATGGGCCAGGCTGAGATCCTTTGCGGGAAGACCCCCAAGGAACGTTCCCGCTTCACCACTATCCTCCGCAAACTGGGCCGGGCGGGGTCCCTGGCGGGGTCCCTGGCAGGGGTGGGGAGCGTCAGCGGAGGCTTGGGCGCCGGGGGGGCGGCGGGCACCATCAAGCCCGTTAAGGGCAAGATGCCCTGCCTCATCTGTATGAACCACCGCACCAATGAGAGCCTGAGCCTGCCTTTTCAGTGCCGCGGCCGGTTCAGCACCCGCAGTCCGCTGGAGCTGCAGATGCAGGAGGGAGAGCACACCGTGCGGGCCATCATCGAGCGGGTCCGGCTGCCCGTCAACGTGCTCGTGCCCAGCCGGCCCCCCTGCAACCCTTACGACCTGCACCCTGTGCGGGAGGGCCACTGCTACAAGCTGGTCAGCATCATCTCCAAGACCGTGGTGCTGGGGTTGGCCCTGCGCAGGGAGGGCCCGACCCCTCTGCACTTCCTGCTGCTCACTGACATGCCCCGCTTCACGCTGCCCCAGGGGCTGCTGGTCGGCGACCCCCAGGTGGAGCAGCTGGTCAGGGACAGCGCTTCCTACTGCCACGAGCGCTTCGACCCTGACGAGTACTCCAAAGCGGTGCGAGAAGCCCCCGGAGACCTGGCGGAGGAATGTGCCAGTCCCCGGAGGGCAAGACTCTGTCTGCAGGGCCCCCGGCCCGAGGCGCTGCCCCAGCTCTCGCTCTGCCTTTACCCCCCGGCGGGGGACGGGGAGCAGGAGTACATGAGTCCAGACTGGGCCGGCCTCTCGGACCCTGCTCCTCCGGCGGAGATCCCCTATGAAGAGCTGTGGACTCACCCAGCAACGGAAAGCTTCGCAGAGGGTGGGGGCAGGGGCAGAGGCAGGCAACCCCCCGCGGGGCTCAGACAGCCCGACCTCATCTCTTTTGCTGGGACTGCACATCCGGAGATGGAGGTTCCCCCACCCCCAGTCCCTCCCAAATCAGAGGCG GTCAAGGAAGAATGTCGCCTGCTCAACGCTCCACCGGTCCCACCAAGGGGTGGCCGGCCCCCAGGCAGTCCTCCTATCCCACCCCGCTTTCCCAAACTTCAGCCTGTCCACTCTCCCAGCCCGGGTCTCTCCTATTACTCTTCAGGCCTCCACGATGG ATCTGGCTCTCGGAGTGGCAGCTGCTCCCCGTCCCCAGATTCATACTCTCTGTACTGTTACCCCTGCACCTGGGGTGACTGCAAGGTGGGTGACTGCTCCAGTCGCCCACTTCCCGGCC CTCCATCTACAACGCAGCCCAGCCAGGCCTCCTGGGCCTATCCTGAGCCTGGAAACAGTCGATCCACACCGCTCCTTGGGGGTGAAGCTCCCACCAAGACGTACCACAGCTGTCCCCCTCCACCTAAGCCTCTACACCCTCAGAAACGCTTTGCTCCATTTGGGGCGCTCAATCCATTTGCTGGTCCCTCTTATTCCTCAGGtcctgcttcctcctcctcctcctcctcgtcctcggGCCCCACTTCCACCCCCCGCCCCACTTCATCCTCCAGCCCTACCTATTCTCCAGGCCCTGCCTCCTCCAGTCAGACCTACTCCTCCGGCTCCCCGTcctgccccacctcctcctcctcttcctctgaaTGGCAGGAAACAGCCCTGGAACCCTTTGACCCCTTTGAAGTGAGGCAGGGCAGTTCCCCAGAGCCAGAACTGCTCCGGTATCAGGAGCCCAGATTGGGCAGGCCTGGGCCCTTGTCACCCCCAGGCCCCACGAAGGCCTTGGATCCGGATGGCTTGATGCTCCGGCGCATGCCCACCCCATTGTCCCCTCCCGTCTTACAGGGGCCGGAGGGAGCTGGTGCTCGGCTCTACCTGACCCCGGGGCGCCTGGATGTGCCCCCGCGGGAGGGGGCCGTGGGTCGGGCCGGCTGGGACAGCGCCCCGTGGCAGCCCCCGGCCGATCTCTCGGCCCTCTCCTTGGAGGAGGTGTCTCGGAGTCTGCGCTTCATCGGCCTCTCGGAGGACGTGGTGAGCTTCTTCTCCCGGGAGCGCATAGATGGCAGCATCTTTGTACAGCTCAGTGAGGACATCTTGGCAGATGACTTCCACCTCACCAAGCTGCAGGTCAAAAAGATCATGCAGTTCATCAAGGGCTGGAGGCCCAAGATCTGA